The genomic stretch TTGGGAATGCGCGCATCGCAGTCTATTGAGCCGACAGAAAGAAATGAGCAAATTGTAGTTCATGGTACTAAAAACAAGATATGGTTGAAAGCATATTGCGAAAACGGAAAAGTATTCTTCAGAACGGATAGCGAAAATGCCGTAAGCAAAGGCATCGCAGGGTTATTGTCAAAGGTTTTTTCGGGACATACGCCCAAAGAAATTATTAATTCAAACCTGTATTTTCTTCACGAGATTAATTTATATGACCGCCTGAACACTGTTTGGGTAAAAGAGGTTCAGGCAATTATGCAGAAAATGAAATCATTGGCAATAGGTTTTAGGGCAGCTTCTTTTTCGGTTTGACTTTTATATTTCTAAAATAAAACGGCATCCGATTTCGGTATGCCGCTTTACTTGTCCGAGAAACGAAGATGACTTATTCTTCCATCATTTCTCTCACTACATCAATAATTTCCTCTGCATTCGGCTTGCTGAAATAGTCGCCGTCGCTGCCATACGCGGGCTTGTGATTCTTTCCGGTAATCGTTCGCGGCGCAACGTCGAGCAATTTATAACCTTGCTGTTCTTCCATTACTTTGTTGAACATAAACGCTGCCGCGCCGCCGGGAACATCTTCATCAACAAACAAAATCCGGTTTGTCTTTTCCAATGATTTTTTAATGAGATGATGGGTATCGAAAGGCAATAAAGTTTGCACATCAATTATTTCGCAGGAAATGTTTTGCGCAGCCAATTTTTCCGCCGCATCCTGAATAATCCGTAAAACAGAACCATACGAAACAATCGTAATATCCGCACCTTCGCGGATGGTTTCCGGCACACCTAAAGGAACCGTAAATATTGAAAGATTTGCCGGCAGTTTTTCTTTTAAACGATAGCCGTTCAGGCTTTCAATTAATAGCGCAGGTGTATTCGTTTGCAGTAAAGTGTTGTACATTCCCGCAGCCTGTGTCATGTTGCGCGGAACGCATACATAAAATCCTCGTAACGAATTAATCAGTGTACCCATTGGTGAGCCGCTGTGGAACATTCCTTCCAAGCGATGCCCGCGTGTTCGTACGATGATGGGGCAACTTTGCTTGCCTGCCGTGCGGTAATGCAGCGAAGCAACATCGTCGCTCAATGGTTCAAGCGCATATAACAGATAATCCATGTACTGGACTTCCGCAATCGGTCGCAAGCCACGTAGCGCAAGTCCTATGCCTTTACCCATGATTGACAGTTCACGAATGCCTGTATCAAAAATTCTGGCTTCGCCATGCTTGTCCTGCAATCCTGCAAAACCTTGATTCACATCGCCGATTTTTCCCAAATCTTCGCCGAAAGCCACCACGGAACTATTGTTGGCAAACAGTTGGTCAAAATATTTATTCAGCACTTCGTAGCCGCTCACGACAGGAGAATCGGCAGAAAATTCAGCTTTTATTTCTTTAATATTTGCAGCTGATTTTGGTCCTTCGTCGTATTGAAATTTATCATACAATTTATTCCATTCTTTTTTGGAAAACCGATAATAATCGAGCAAAGGCTTTGCAATATTTTTATCATAGCGAAGAAGCGCCAACGCTTCAGCCACAGACGAAAGAATATCTTTTCGCAAAGGCTCTTTGATAGA from Arachidicoccus sp. BS20 encodes the following:
- a CDS encoding SufE family protein — translated: MDINKIQDAIIQRFENLTERVSRFKYFRHLIRLGMRASQSIEPTERNEQIVVHGTKNKIWLKAYCENGKVFFRTDSENAVSKGIAGLLSKVFSGHTPKEIINSNLYFLHEINLYDRLNTVWVKEVQAIMQKMKSLAIGFRAASFSV
- a CDS encoding alpha-ketoacid dehydrogenase subunit alpha/beta, whose protein sequence is MENVARNSETEEMLSFEDFKKSVLNDFKIAVESREASLLGRREVLTGKAKFGIFGDGKEVAQVAVARFFQNGDWRSGYYRDQTLAFATGIGTIEQFFSQLYADTDIHNEPLSGGRNMVGHFTSQNMDENGNWLPLVNMKNSATDFAPTAGQMPRALGLALASKQFRINPSLKNEKYSHLSKNGNEICFTTIGDAATSEGHFWEVMNAAGVLQVPLAVFVWDDGYGISVPTSKQTTKGSISEALRGLQKERGTNGIDIYTMKGWDYAGMCETLEPAIEKIRQTHTPAVFHVQEITQPQGHSTSGSHERYKSQARLQWERDWDCIKQMKNWIVETGIATEEEIEKIRLDAKNYVKECRNRAWEKYITPLKAERQKAVEILNSITFQQNELNKIATGLASIKEPLRKDILSSVAEALALLRYDKNIAKPLLDYYRFSKKEWNKLYDKFQYDEGPKSAANIKEIKAEFSADSPVVSGYEVLNKYFDQLFANNSSVVAFGEDLGKIGDVNQGFAGLQDKHGEARIFDTGIRELSIMGKGIGLALRGLRPIAEVQYMDYLLYALEPLSDDVASLHYRTAGKQSCPIIVRTRGHRLEGMFHSGSPMGTLINSLRGFYVCVPRNMTQAAGMYNTLLQTNTPALLIESLNGYRLKEKLPANLSIFTVPLGVPETIREGADITIVSYGSVLRIIQDAAEKLAAQNISCEIIDVQTLLPFDTHHLIKKSLEKTNRILFVDEDVPGGAAAFMFNKVMEEQQGYKLLDVAPRTITGKNHKPAYGSDGDYFSKPNAEEIIDVVREMMEE